GGATCGGTGTAAATAGATCACATTGATGTGGTCTATAACCAAACATACAGCTCAAGGTTAATGTAAATCACTCAATGTATGCAATAGATATCATTTCTTCATATTGCCTTGCAATGACAAGACCATGTTTTACATCCTTTTGTACAGGCGCATTGGTGATGACATGAGATTAACGCAAGTAAACTGGTGTTTGATAAAATCAAGTCAGTGTGAAACCAACCCAACACTGCGGAGGGCGTCGGGAACATTCACACTCGAGCTCAGACTGCAGCAAACGAGCCCAGTCTATAAACACCAagcatgtgattgatttgaagaaaaccggaagtaaagctctcttaTAACATCGTAATGCTAAGTTCGTGGCTTTTATTTGGATTTGTTTTGGACGCTTGTGCCACTTAGACGTTCACGTAACCATGCCTGGCGCATCAGAAGGTTTTTACGAAAGCAGATGAAGTTGTATGATTGTTGCGCAATTGAGGTTTCGCCGTTTGAACGACGTTCTGCTACGTTTCGCGCTAACCAATTCCAAGTAAACCGCGCCcgagcccacctctgcaaccggGCCAGGGTGCGATTAACCAAACCGCGCCGAGGCACGGTACGGAGCGACCACACTAGTCAACTGACCCAAGCTTTGGGGTTCAAACACGCTCGGGCGCATTTTGGTTTGGACAGTGCGAGTACGCTCTGAAACTGCAATTTGGACCTTTCAAACATTTATACCCCTTTGAAGggcactatatggagaaaatccTTTTATGCTTTCCCGGAAAAACCTGAACTTCTTTTTTAACTAAGGAAATAAAGATATATACACATCTTAGATGATGtggggatgagtaaattatagttttaaagtgaactactcctttaagaaTTTGACTGGTCAGCATGTGCAGAAGGCTGAGGTGGGCAAGTGGGTCTGGTTATACCTGTGATGTGGACATGCGTGAAGTGTCTTGCCGTCCCGTCAGGTCCGAGGATGACACGTTCACTGGAGCGCCGCGATGAAGCCGCATGCTGACCTTCCGCTCGCGCTCCATGCCAGTGACTGGTCTCGGTGAGGATGTGTTTGCTTTATGAGACAGCAGGAAGCAAAAGCTTTATGACAGGCTACATAAACATTTGTCTGACAAGAGACCGATGTATGCGCTTACCTGTGTGAGAGGTGGGTGTGAGTGGGGTGGGAGGAGCTCCATCCTGCGTGGGGCGGGGTCTTCCTGAGGCTGCGGGGACACCTCGAGCAGCAGGATTCCTGCTATGCCTCATCCGCTCATCCCTCTCTCTCCTCTCATGCTCTGCGTCCTCTGCTGTGCGGTTGGCACCCTAAAAAAAGAGAGAATTGGAGATATGCATAATTTTGTCCTAAAAGTAGTACATTTACTTACAATGTAACTTAAGATTGAGATTATGTTCAGTGCATGCAAGCAAAACTGAATAACCCACATGCATATTTCAAAAACAACCCCATGAGCATGCTAACATAATATACTTACAAACTTTAGCATGTTCCAATCAAACACGTAGTCGTATGAAAAGCCCTGTCTGTGGAATAGATTCCTGAAGAGCTGCCTCAAATACGAATAGTCTGGCTTGTCATCAAATCGAAGCGACCGACAGAAGTTGAGGTATGTGGCAAATTCAGCTAAAGAGCAAATAAACATACATTACAATCTGGCTATGACAATCAACTCAGCATGAGCTTTATCAAAGAATTGCTAAAATGACATATCAAGGCTTGTACATACATGGGTAGCCCTTGCAGAGAACTTCAATGGGGGTGGACATTTTTTTCTCGCTAATACGCTCATACTTCTGTCTCTTGGTGGCGGCTTTAAGTCCCTGCCAAGGCAGCGAGCCCAAGTTAAAATACATGAGCACATAGCCGAGAGACTCTAGGTCATCACGCCGAGATTGCTCTGTAAAAACAGACACATAAGAATCTATTTATTAAAACTTACATGGAGCATGGGGGAAAAAAACGTAAGCTGAACATCACTGTACCCATTCAAGAATgaatatgtaatgtaatgtataaCATCTGCACAAAATCTTCCATGgaaaatggcaaaaatatatGCATTCAAGCATGAGCACACAATGACGTCATATACAACCAGCAGACTAACAGGAAGAAAAAATTGTTAAAGTTGTCAAATCACTTGTAAATCAAAACATTACATTGGTATGATTCTGGGTCAGAAGCTTAAACTGCACatctaaaaaaaacaatcataTTCGAGTAAaaacaactaaattcaatttattcgtcaaaattgaaaatataaaaaaaacaggaagtaaTATAATCAAAGACAAATGCAAGCAAAGACAATGCATTTACCAAATTCATAACCAGATGTCAATTATTAAAGTCCCAAAGAAATCAAAACAGActattcttatttttttaatgtaatattgcGGTGTTTATTGCTAACAATTTATCCGTGTAGGCCAATATATAATGTGTGAAAAAAATGCCcacttttctatatccaatcaaaCCACAGTGGAAAACAAAAGCCACGCCTACTATTTC
The Paramisgurnus dabryanus chromosome 1, PD_genome_1.1, whole genome shotgun sequence genome window above contains:
- the csnk1db gene encoding casein kinase I, whose amino-acid sequence is MELRVGNRYRLGRKIGSGSFGDIYLGTDISVGEEVAIKLECVKTKHPQLHIESKIYKMMQGGVGIPIIKWCGAEGDYNVMVMELLGPSLEDLFNFCSRKFSLKTVLLLADQMISRIEYIHSKNFIHRDVKPDNFLMGLGKKGNLVYIIDFGLAKKYRDARTHQHIPYRENKNLTGTARYASINTHLGIEQSRRDDLESLGYVLMYFNLGSLPWQGLKAATKRQKYERISEKKMSTPIEVLCKGYPSEFATYLNFCRSLRFDDKPDYSYLRQLFRNLFHRQGFSYDYVFDWNMLKFGANRTAEDAEHERRERDERMRHSRNPAARGVPAASGRPRPTQDGAPPTPLTPTSHTANTSSPRPVTGMERERKVSMRLHRGAPVNVSSSDLTGRQDTSRMSTSQNSIPFDHHGK